A window from Primulina eburnea isolate SZY01 chromosome 2, ASM2296580v1, whole genome shotgun sequence encodes these proteins:
- the LOC140818340 gene encoding uncharacterized protein At5g01610-like yields the protein MDQIFNKVGSYWLGQKANKEFASVGNEINSISNSIEGGAKWLVNKMKGKMQKPLQELLKEYDLAIGIFPRDATNYEFDEETKKLIVYIPSICEVGYKDSSVLRFANTITGYLEKGKLADIEGIKTKVMIWVKVTCITSEQSKLHFTAGIRKTRSRDAYEVLRDGIGVDKF from the exons ATGGATCAGATATTTAACAAGGTGGGTTCGTATTGGTTGGGCCAAAAAGCCAACAAGGAGTTTGCTTCGGTCGGAAATGAGATTAAT TCAATATCAAATAGTATCGAAGGAGGAGCCAAATGGCTGGTTAATAAGATGAAAG GAAAGATGCAAAAACCTCTGCAAGAACTTCTCAAGGAGTATGACCTGGCTATAGGAATATTTCCCCGTGATGCCACGAACTACGAGTTCGATGAGGAAACAAAGAAGCTGATTGTTTATATTCCATCAATCTGTGAGGTTGGTTACAAGGATTCATCTGTATTACGTTTTGCAAATACTATAACCGGATATCTGGAGAAGGGTAAGCTGGCTGACATAGAGGGAATCAAAACTAAAGTGATGATTTGGGTCAAAGTGACTTGTATTACATCCGAACAATCAAAGCTTCATTTCACTGCTGGTATTAGGAAAACCAGAAGCAGGGATGCATACGAGGTACTCAGAGATGGGATAGGTGTTGACAAATTCTAG